A stretch of DNA from Hydra vulgaris chromosome 03, alternate assembly HydraT2T_AEP:
AAAATAGATATTATGTTAGATATAGCATGAGCTACAATGCTGcagcatcaagtttttttaatatattgaggCTTTTTTCAGCATCATGTTTACTTATTTTCTTAAGGTTCATTCATAAATTATTCATCCAAcctttatctatttatatacGTAAATAGATAAGGGATAGATGTATAATTGATGGCTgaatattgaatatataaataaatgtatagcAATTTGTGATTTAAATGCttaagaaaaagtttgaaaactaaatttctatgcaagttaaacaatattattattacttttttttatgttttgtaagaaagacaaaaaactttcttctatattgatatttttgtttagcACCAAAATAACACAACAACttcattaaatgatttttaaattattaattaaatgacAACCTCATTTTCATGCATCAAATAAGAATGagaattttgttattaatagaattgctcatattacacaaaacatttgcaattaAGAGTAAGGCTAAACAATATGCATGTcatttgcttattttatttttaacaaagtgTGATTCTTGATACGTTTATAAGCATTAtacttgttataaaaaaaatacaaagcaacttAAGTTGCTGTTGGTTAATTAAAAAGGTAAGTTTAATTACTCAGTTTtggtcaaatattttttaaatttttgaggtgttgaaatgaataaatgaatgtATGTTATATAATCTAATatttcatagtattttttaaaatgggtTGTCTTCGCAAGAAAGACACAAATACAGgagaaaagagaaaaattcaGATTAATCTCAAAAGGCTACTGTTTCTTCGAAAGTATCTTATCAATCAGTTCCCCATGAACCAGCTCCTTAACATTGGAAATATGCTTAGATatatacaaattgttaaaactccaagatctttaaagtttaaatctgCTAAGCCTGTTGTAGCTTGTTCTCAAATTTTTCCAGGCATAGCTCTCATCTGCAAGGGTGGATTATGCAAAGATCCCAACCATAGATGTGTCACTGCTCTTGTAATGAATGTTTAGAACAAGGCTGTTTTTGGAGAACTTTCCATTTCCAGAGCTgctgtcaaataaaaaaaaatgcaattttaaattatgttgataaaaaacaaGCAACTCAGCacaaaaaaaatgatagttaaatacaaacataaatagaaaaaaagtaaccAATACATAGGAAATTAATTAACTTAAGAAATAGTTTGTCTTCATATTATTAAGGGAAGATTCTGAAGCTCCATAATAAGTATTGCAAACTCATCTAATTAAGAAATCTAAACTGGGATTCCAGCATTGGTAGATTTACCCAGATACTTGTGGGAAAGTTTAGGGAGAAGATCCAATTAGATTGGCTTTGTTCCCAGGAGTAATGTTGTAACGCCACTGCTTCCAATACTGAAGTATTTGTTGGCGctattttcacaaattttctcAACATCTCTTTTCTTTGGTTTCTCTGCACGCAACACATGTTGAAGTTACACATCTCTTATTTTATGGAAGCTttcattggtaaaaaaaatataagggCAAAAATATAAGCATCAAGTAATAGGTGGACAAGATGGATAAGATCATCAGGTTTAGTTGGAATGGGCTACAGGTTGAATCATCtctgtaaaacattttaagagaGGCCTTAGAGTTTTGGAAGACAGCATTGACCACAAGAACATTTAACAGGGGGGACTACAAGAAACTCTGTGAACAAGTTGTCTTCTATTAAGGAGGCGTTATACCAGGGtttcatttttatcaacttgGAGCCTGTCATGAACTcaggtatatttaaaaaatattatcaataactACTACCCAAACTAGGACAAGGCCCTTCTTGTCAGCATGTAGTGACATATTTGGTACTTAACAGAACAGTTAGTTATACTGGTCCTAGCTGACAATAATGTTGAAGAGAAGGTAAAGAAGAAGATGTGGGAGATGTTGATCAAGTATGATGTCCCTGAGCAGTTTCATATGGGGAAACCAAAGCTACCGATTATCATGAGATTAACAAAACTTACTGAACTAGTAGGTTCCCAGAGCTGGATCCTGTTAAAGGTAACTGAAATTTCTGTCGAAGAGGTAGAGAAGTGGATCATGGGAGATGCCTGTGAAATGCTTAATCTATTTGAAAGGTTTTTAAAGTCAAAGAATATCAGACTGATCCAAAACTTTGTTGGAGGCAAAAGGTCGAATGACATGaaacagaaattattttttttgggacaccctaacgCACActgatgatgtcatactgaaataggtAGCATTGAAGGCTTCAGTACATACGTTGACTGACTATCTAGGTAGAATATGCAAGGGAGTGCCACTACAATGTCTTAATGTTTAAGTTGGGTGcagcaattgatttttttattatctttttttttcttctaaaaaaaaaggatttacaTCGACAAAAACAGTTGgcaaatgtatatttatatgtgctatagtgtatatatatattattattattattattattattattattataaaatccaagataaattttaatttctttctaaTAATAGATTTCTAATAAATTTCTcatatttttatgcaattactTATAAAGTTGATGTTGTTTTATCTGCTTACAAAtagatatttgaaaaatatttttttatgttcttcttgtagaaaattttctttttttttaattaaaggaaTGAATCTGATTGTGGGAAATCGTTATCTTTCTTTTGATGGAGATGCAGATCGAATTGTTTATTACTATGTTAATGCaggttattgtttttttgttgtttacttttattattgttgttattttttttgttatggatatttttaaaaattattgcacaatttcttttgatatttttttacaacttttttagataaaaagttttgcttGCTTGATGGTGATAAAATAGCAACACTGGTActttttgtttgaattattatttactagagaattttgttcttttatattttttaattgttaatttgtatatttttatttgtagattttatatttttatgaaagttattttgtaattgtagtttattgaaaagttttagttttcttaatttttttatttgagattgCTGCATTTATAAAGGACAAGCTAAATATTGCTGGTATTGAACTAACAAATGGTTTAGGTATGGATTATTTAACAAGTAATTTAGGTATggattgtttaaaaacatttttcaacattGCATTAAGGTTAAGATATcgttaaaaattagtttatgagctatatatctatttatatttataattatatttacttatatatataataaatttatatttcatacttttaaatttgttttttaaattattcttatttttaaacaaattaaagtaaagaaaattgcatgcttttattttttacttgttttctaaaaccaataaattaaattaaaaaaaaaaattttttatcaactataaaaaataaatatacacatatataagcATATACATCTTCTAAACTGTTTGCAACAgttgttaataaatttgatacaacAAATGCAAACATGCGTGGTGAAAGGTAATCCATTCTCATCAAAATCACATCTATAATTATCAAAGTATGGAAGAGGAGTGACGTCCATTTATCTAGTTTATTCAATCAGATAAACATCATTGCTACTTTTGTTTTACTTTGcaattaaaaatcataattttttgctttgtcaCAAATATCTGAATAACTCAATGGTTAACTTTCTTGTTAAtgtatttaagtaatatatttaaataaacatttatagtgTCACAAATATCCTAATAAATTTCACACAGTTTCtcaaatttatgaaaaagacTCAAATTTATAGTGTAAACCATGTTTagctttgatttttaaaaattttcatttttataagtgtaatttttattttttatctttataagtatctttttattgttaaacgAATAGACTTATTgcataacaatatattttatataattaatataacaatattaattatattttgttcaagatttttatttaaaatgttgtgTTTTTGTTGAGACTTGTTTTTTCCAAACTTCTAAAtgcattaataataattcttttaataatagtttgtgttaatgtctttataaaaaatttatttgtaactaAACAGGAGTATTAAAACTCATTCTACTATGCCATTAGACCATTGGACTACTATGTCATCAGACCATTTGATTACTGTGCCATCAGACCATTTGGCTATTGATACACAAGAGAAactatatagaaaaatatattttggagTAATATTAATTCCCACAAATTATTTTTCGTtggaaacaatttatttttggtatttaattttttatttgttttataggTGTTGTTCAAACAGCTTATGCAAATGGAAGCTCTACTGAttatttgactaaaaaattagtaagtgtaattaaactttcattttagTAAATTCTGTTGTTCTTTTTTCTCTTGGTTTAAAAAAGAGTCAACTTTAATTCTAATATCAGCAGAAGTTCGGCATCAGATTAAATCTCCATAAATATCTGTGTGTGTACATTTTCTTTGAGAAATTGTTATACACAACACATACACAATAAATGTAAATGGAATAACTTATGACCTCTCAAACAGAGTATTAGAGAGAGATCTAAGTATTTTTGTACAGCCGGATATGAGTTGGAAACATCAAACACAAGTACATGTtaacaaaacttcaaaagttctaaattgattttaaagtgCATTTGAAAGTAGAGAGTAATACTTATACTAGCTGTGTGACCTTACATTAAATTTCCCATTCCAGCAGTTTGCCAAATCTAgcagaaaattttattgcttGAAAGAGTTCAACACAGGGCCGCAAATATACCATTCTCAATCCAATGCTTGGTTATGAAAAgctataagatatatatatatatatatagatatatatatatatatatatatatatatatatatatatatatatatatatatatatatatatatataatttatatatatatatataatttatatatatatatatatatatatatatatgtatatatatatatatatatatatatatatatatatatatatatatatatatatatatatatatatataccgtatATACTCGTGTATAAGTCGAGAAATTTTGGATGAAATATTTACTCTAAAACAGCAATTCAACTTATATGCGGgtcagaaatttttttctgaccCGCATATAAGTcgaattaaaatcatttatttacaaCCACCCAACCGTGTAGGATATTCAAAtagtgttttaatttatttgaatatttttaattcgtatcaaataataaactgaagtgcatcaaaaataaaacaaagtcaGAAGCTggttttaaacttaaagttgtTGAACTTGCTGACATCAATAATAACTCAAATGCTGCcagagaaaataaaattgatgagAAGCTTGTGCGTGACtggcgaaaaaataaaaaaaatctttctgaaATGCCAAAAACCAAACATGCAAAAAGAGGAGATATTCCATCGTTTCATCGATTAATGAATGGGTTTTGGACCAGCAACAAAATGGATTTACATAATTCTTTAATTGTGTTTATGtccttatatttaaaataaatgttttaaataatatttttgaccgcaaatttttattttgaatacgCTAGATTTCAATTGTAGTCGATGTAgaagcactcccttgcgagtcaggctataagatagttgatgtagcaacactccgcgcatgatatagatctatatatatatatatctatatatatatattagggcttgCATgcgattaaaatttttaatcgcaATTAATCGcatgattaaattttttgatcatAATTAATCGCGCGATTAATTAAAcactataatttaaataaataaaagaaacaaacatgaaaagttttaaaaatcatttgatCTATTTACATGCAAATGataaaacatcataaaaaagttctaattatagtttatactgtttctaataaacaaataaaaataaaatatttgaaaaacttgaaataaaaaatttcttaaagccagtcttttaaacataataacatGTTCAATGAATCTGGCAGCAGAGATGATCTGTGCTTGTCTGCGCAGGGTTCTTTTCGATATCAACTCACTTCATCTTCACTTGGGGAATCAACTTCATCCAGATCTGGTAGATTGAATACCATTTTAAGATTTATTGCTGATGCCTGctgcaaaataattattcaaatattaccatataaataatatttaactatttcaaTTAATATTATAGTACTCATAgaatttatctataaaaaaggttattttgatAAATGCAATTTTGAATCCATTATTATGCCATTagatttattcaattaaaaaaaaccatcaaaTTTATTACTACAAAATGCTCACCTCTTTTGGTTCTTGTTCTATTGATACTGGTTTGAGGTCTGGAACAGATTCAAGAAGCTTCAATAATCTCTGCCAGACATTTGATCTTTCATTTGAAGCTATAaacgataaatttttaaatcttgaatcTAATGCTGACGAGATTTGCAACCAACTATcattcaaaaaatcattaaatctgCGCTCCatttcatttacaaatttttctttaaatagcGCGATGTAACGAGGATCATCATCTTGAATAATCATTTCACGTGATAAGTGGCATATAATTGGTAAAACCACTGAACTAGATACGTATTTATTACCACCTAACAATTCTGAAGCCACTTTGCATGGATGCAAAACATCAgcaattttttccattttttcccACTCTCTTTCTGTCAAAGTCTGTAAGTGATGGTTTTGCTCATCAAGTGTTACTGTGATGGCTTTTTTATGTTTCAACATACGTCTCAGCATATCATACATGCTATTCCACCTTGTAACAACATGCTGAATTAGATTTTCTTGTGGCAGGTCGAGGTCAATCTGATTTTCATGTAATTCCATATTATTTGCTGGACTATGTTTAAAATGTCCAACAATTCTGTGACATTTAGCTAGTGTTATGTCAAATGCAGTCTCCTCAATGGCAGATTTTATAATTAGCTGAACGGTATGTGCGAAACATGGAAGATGTTTGAAGGGAAAACTTGATACAGCCTTTACAATGTTTCTACCGTTATCAGTAccaatagaaaatattttttcaaataatcccCATTCATCTGCAATATTTCTGATGTGGGTTGAAACATTGTCACTTGTGTGTCGGTCCAATGTTTGATGAACACCTAAGGCAAATGAGTTCAACATCCAGTTGTTATCTATTAAATGACATGTTAAACCAAGATAACTGACATTACCCATTGAAGACCAATGATCACAGGTAATCGCTATACTAGTAGCCATGTTTATGaggtctattttttttttcttctcatcTTCATAGagtgtttgcatttttattttaattgtgttttgaCAGGGAAGATTGTAACTGTAGTCGGATGTTGCAGTTCGAATGACATTCGTCAAACCTGGATCTGTAACAATGTTGAGTGGTCGACAGCTACTTGCAACCCAGCAAACAATGGCTTCCGTAATTTCCTTTGATTTATTTgcagaaatttgtttatttacgCCCTTTTGTGATTTAATACTGTCCTCAATTGTAAGTTGTTTTGACAAACTCGCGATCTTGCTTTGATTTTTACTAGTAGTTGCGAAGAACACGTGTTTACTGTTCAAATGATACTGAAGCGTTGTAAGACTTCGGTGATATGCAAATTCTTTGGAACAATATTTACAGATAACCAATTTTTTTGACtcgtctttaaaaataaaggctCCGTTGAGGATAGATTGATTGCCGTTTGAACCcataatttaagttattaacaaataaagttCATCAggataagatattaaaaatttggaaatttaataaatttattgacaaaACAACAACGCGATCAAAACAATTTccaaaacaaaaagtataagGTAAGAGAGACATAATTGagacaaataaaacaaaatggcgTCATCACAGGAATAAACATTGATTAGAAATAAGAAAGTGGTatagaaatttctttattgctcaaaaatgattttttgatgctaACCAAAATTAGCattgccaaaaaaatttatgatctAATCTAATggccaaaaaaatttatgagtTAGAAAATTTGATCtgcgttaatttttttaacttgcgtTAAATTATTAGCGCTTTAACGCGTTTTTAACGCGTTAACTTTGcaagccctaatatatatatatatatatatatatatatatatatctttttttaattttatttttaggtgccccaagaagtcctaacggtcttgtcacagagcaccgcggaagtgcatttaaccggGAAggtcacgcctccttccttaccgtgacgcgaaaatttgtccagagctcgtttcgaacctggatctcctgcttataaagcaagcgctctaaccactgcgccacaactgcacaatatatatatatatatatatatatatatatatatatatatatatatatatatatatatatatatatatatatatatatatatatatatatatatatattagtagtagaaaatcacttaacaaaaatttttccatttaacactgtgtttcatcaacaaagattCATCAGAAATggatgatcaaattaataaaacttcaatttataccaaaaattaaattacaggaagttgCAAATGTCTTGACCactgtaaattttcacacatttgtggaatttgctgacactattataaaaagaattctttagaaatgattatttatgctatttttttaaaatgtttttttaaaaagggtagttaatgtaaatattatttgaactcatttatttttatagttttttagaagaaacttattttcgtgcctacatttagaaattaattccgATCTTTTGTTTAATAAGCATTCTTGAtttgcatgtgtaattatttcaaatttttcttgtaggcatagtatgcatttttttgaaatattgttatatgcaggcgctgttttaaggatagaccaattcagtataaaatcatcaatatttttttcttttaattcccatatatattttgacagcatggtgtcttttgaatactttttattcttgaaagattgcttatgattggcaaaacgttttttccattcaccctctgttatgccaatatattgtttatcaggtacattcttagaggaaacaacacatttatataccacattttttgataaacaatttccactcattggacaattgattttttgtttacaattacaattttctgtagttttttcacttaggatttcttttttgtttaacaaagccttattgtgaccttttataattctttccatattttttgtgcaactgtagctaactttaattgtatttcgattaaaaattatatgtaatttattagatcgCGGGAAATGCTTATtgaccaattttaaaaacacttttcctatgttagtagaaacatttttgctatatggggggttgaaccaaattacatttctagttctattttgtttttttgtatactttttttcagggtcaaattttagttcaaaattttcaaaatcacttttttttaggGCATCTTCAAATATTCGTTTAGaggaattgaatacattttcatttgaggagttttggtttagtctgttattaattgaaatcggGATTTGTTTTAGAACTTGGGGTGGATGGTTAGAgttaatgttaatatataatagttcatcatttggttttttgaaaggcttatatgaattttcagagaggttaaatgtgacatcaagaaaattcacaatttttaaatttatgtttatttcgatttgaaagccaatattttttaaaatttttataatatcttttctaattttgtcgagctgtggaccagattttctacgcattactattaaaccatcgtcgcgataaaggcctaaatcttttatattgattattttacttaacaaatctaaaatatatagtccaacaaatttacaaatttctGCTCCGTCATAACTGCCCATTGTTACATCAAAGCagtcatgtttttttttttttccttaaatccttaaaacagcgcctgcatataacaatatttccaaaaaatgcatactatgcctacaagaaaaatttgaaatatttacacaTGCAAATCAAGAATGCTTATTAAACAAAAGATcggaattaatttctaaatgtaggcacgaaaataagtttctcctaaaaaactataaaataaatgagttcaaataatatttacattaactaccctttttaaaaaaacattttaaaaaaatagcataagtaatcatttctaaagaattctttttataatagtgtcagcaaattccacaaatgtgtgaaaatttacagtGGTTAAGACATTTGCAACTtcctataatttaatttttggtataaattgaagttttattaatttgatcatccATTTCTGATGaatctttgttgatgaaacacagtgttaaatggaaaaaatttttgttaagtgattttctactactaatataattgctctgttcttttaagaacattgagcactctattgtGTAGAATACTTTTTGaagttgtttaaatatatatatatatatatatatatatatatatatatatatatatatatatatatatatatatatatatatatatatacatatacactgAGGCATATTCGTTTAGAcgcatcaatttttttctc
This window harbors:
- the LOC136077838 gene encoding E3 SUMO-protein ligase ZBED1-like, whose protein sequence is MGSNGNQSILNGAFIFKDESKKLVICKYCSKEFAYHRSLTTLQYHLNSKHVFFATTSKNQSKIASLSKQLTIEDSIKSQKGVNKQISANKSKEITEAIVCWVASSCRPLNIVTDPGLTNVIRTATSDYSYNLPCQNTIKIKMQTLYEDEKKKKIDLINMATSIAITCDHWSSMGNVSYLGLTCHLIDNNWMLNSFALGVHQTLDRHTSDNVSTHIRNIADEWGLFEKIFSIGTDNGRNIVKAVSSFPFKHLPCFAHTVQLIIKSAIEETAFDITLAKCHRIVGHFKHSPANNMELHENQIDLDLPQENLIQHVVTRWNSMYDMLRRMLKHKKAITVTLDEQNHHLQTLTEREWEKMEKIADVLHPCKVASELLGGNKYVSSSVVLPIICHLSREMIIQDDDPRYIALFKEKFVNEMERRFNDFLNDSWLQISSALDSRFKNLSFIASNERSNVWQRLLKLLESVPDLKPVSIEQEPKEASAINLKMVFNLPDLDEVDSPSEDEVS